Below is a window of Cygnus atratus isolate AKBS03 ecotype Queensland, Australia chromosome 3, CAtr_DNAZoo_HiC_assembly, whole genome shotgun sequence DNA.
CCCCGCAGCCTGGGCATGGGGCTCATGCCTAACTTTGCCCTCCCGCAGCCTCCCCAAGGCAGGACCTGGCAATTAGCTCAATTACTTGCCTGGTGTCAAGGGGCCACAGCGGAGGCTCCTCGGTGGCAAGGGCGATGGCAATGATGACTCAGCCAAGGCTGTTAGCTGTATGATGGGCCAACGTTatggctttttatttcattgggCTGCACAGCACTACTGGAGAGCGCAGAGAACTGGGGGGATGCCCCAGCCCAACGCCTCGAAAAGCAGGGGTGGGAGCAAAGTCATCAGCAAAGTcgttctgcagagcagcccccgcTTTTCCCCAGGGGGAGGCGGCCTGGCTGTGCACATCCTCGCCCCGCGGCTGACCCACTGCCTGCGAGGGGATGGGAAGAGCTCAGGGTCTCTCCTCTGTGTTTCACAGAGGGCCACGTCTTCTCCCCAGACCAGTGGGAGAACTCAAAGCGTTGTCCCCCATCGCAGAGTTCGGATGCAGTGTTTCCAGTGGCCCCTGCTCACCGCATCCCCACAGGGGCAGGGAGCTACAGCgcagcagggatggagaggCCACGCGTGTCCCAGGGGAGGTGCTGGCATCCGGGCTGCAGAACCGGTGCCACTGCCGGCACAAACCCTGCGCAGCAAAGCCAAGCACCAGCTGCCCTCCGGTGTCCTCCCGCCCAGGTACGCAGCCATGggggcagtgctgcaggggtTTCCCCCTCTCCGTCCAGGATCCCCTTTGCCAGGGTGATGGAGGCTGGGTGCAAGGCACCCTAGAAGGTGGTGGTCTTGGCCAGGAGGGTGCCAGGCTTGCAGCAGGGCTCAGGGTGTGCGGgctcctgctggcagggcagcggTGGGCACATGCAGCCCTTGCCCTTGTCGTTACCCCGGGGCACGGCGCAGTAGTCGAGgggctcttcctcctcctcctcctcctcggcgaCCCCCGCCTTGGTGtgacagcagcagaggctggcatCGAGGCAGCGGCGCAGCACGCCATGGAAGGAGTGCCGGAAGTTTTCTGAGAGGAAGCCGTAGAGGATGGGGTTGGCACAGCTGTTGGAGTAGCTGAGGATGAGGGAGGCATTGTTGACCGTGGCATCCAGGcggccaggcagcagcaggttcaCCAGCTGCACCACATAGAAAGGCATCCAGCAGACCACAAACATGGCCACCACCGTCAGCACCAGGCGTGTCAGCTTGCCCTCGGAGCGCCgccgctgctgccagcccaccCGCTGTGCTACCGCCCGCATCTTGCCCACGATCAGCAGGTAGCACAGCCCCATGGCCAGCACCGGCAGCAGGAAGCCCAGCAGGGTGGTGTAGACCACGAAAGCAGCTGACCAGGCCGGGCTTGGCCACAGGAGGTTGCAGGCCACCGCCTGGCCGTCGCGGGTGGTCGCTGTGCCTGCGAAGATGGGGATGGGCGAGGCCACCAGCAAGGAGAGGAGCCACACGCCCCCGTTGACCATCTTGGCCACCCGTGGGCGGCGGTAGGTGGCCGCCCGCAACGGGTGCACCACGGCGATGTAGCGGTCCAGGCTGAGCACTGTCAGGCAGAAGACGCTGGTGAACATGTTGAGCCCGTCCACACCCAGCACGGTGCGGCACAGCACCCGGCCAAAGGGCCAATGGTGCAGGGCGGCCGAGGTGGCCACGAAGGGGATGCTGAGCATGAAGAGCTCATCAGCAATGGCCAGGTTGAGCAGGTAGATGTTGGTGGCCGTCTTCATCTTGGCGTAACGCAGGATGACGAAGATCACCAGCGAGttgcccagcagccccagcaggcacaCCAGGGCGTAGATGCACTGGATCACCACCATGCCGGCGATCTCGcctgccctgccaccccacGCCGACAGCCCCTGCAGCCGGCCAGCCTCTGCCGAGGCTGCGCTGGTGTTGGGGGGCACCTCGGAGGCAGCCCAGAGGGGCAGCTGCTCAGCGTCGACACTCATTCCGGGGGGTGGCCCATGGGGGTGGGACACCAGCGGGACAGGTGccagcctgcaggcagggtgcaggGCAGAGAGAAGGAGATGGGAGCTGCGGCGTGCGGTGGACGTGGGGCTCACTCCCCTGCCAACCCCTCAGATCGTGGCCGAGAGTCCCCATGCCCCCCCAGCCtgtctgtcccctccctgcgTGCTCCTCAGGGCAGCATTGTTGTACCCTGGGCCACCCTCCACCTTAAGGAACCTATACAGATCCTAATGGTTTCATTAAACCCCGCCGGGGGAAGCAAGCAGAACGTGAAAGCAATCTGGAGATATTTTACCTCTCAATCCTCCAGGGATTGAAagacccccccagccccctgctgaGGGGCAGCGGCGGGTGCTGCAAGCCGCACTGGTGAGGAGCTCCAGGGGCTGCTGGCGAGGTAAAGTCCTGCTTGACCTGGATCAGATGACTGGCAGGATCCGAACCTTTTAAAGTGAAAGACAGACCACGCTCTCCGGTTTTGAATGCAGGCGAGTCTTACTCGCCCGCATCACCTGTGCCATGTAAATAAGCTTTCccatatgaataaataaatacgtatatatataaaagccaATTTCTGATTGATGCTCTCCACTTGCCAATCCAAAACAAAGCACCCGACATacccttctcctttctcttt
It encodes the following:
- the SSTR4 gene encoding somatostatin receptor type 4 produces the protein MSVDAEQLPLWAASEVPPNTSAASAEAGRLQGLSAWGGRAGEIAGMVVIQCIYALVCLLGLLGNSLVIFVILRYAKMKTATNIYLLNLAIADELFMLSIPFVATSAALHHWPFGRVLCRTVLGVDGLNMFTSVFCLTVLSLDRYIAVVHPLRAATYRRPRVAKMVNGGVWLLSLLVASPIPIFAGTATTRDGQAVACNLLWPSPAWSAAFVVYTTLLGFLLPVLAMGLCYLLIVGKMRAVAQRVGWQQRRRSEGKLTRLVLTVVAMFVVCWMPFYVVQLVNLLLPGRLDATVNNASLILSYSNSCANPILYGFLSENFRHSFHGVLRRCLDASLCCCHTKAGVAEEEEEEEEPLDYCAVPRGNDKGKGCMCPPLPCQQEPAHPEPCCKPGTLLAKTTTF